The following proteins are encoded in a genomic region of Flammeovirga pectinis:
- a CDS encoding tetratricopeptide repeat protein: protein MNYLYTLLFSILVSASVFAQNNGGKTESDKYNYAKELIDQGKYAPGIVVLEDVLSMKGATLQPYALTLIGYADYQQKKYTEAETTLLKVTSTYPSWEQLDNANYLLACSYLKQGKVKETVGMFDKIKDQSLKDELTLLSKDAAQGLSYEEIYKVYTAYPTNEMVGFVLLEKIKEQPKEQRDQELYQKLATGLGVSIDAVHKVREGKFKEVYTIATILPFFTETIDGDALRVKNEFVYNIYQGILLGKEYLEKRDVKVNILAFDTKRDTTHLQELLAKPEMENVDLIIGPLYADMLPIVQQYSNETGVPMVNPISNNSSIIEGVSSAFLVTSTPYTVGSTLGKKLRAQELQALEMFEVDSLKLQADTVQTYVVFGHSTKEKELAKSFKEAYEAEGGKIAAFQEFDPVDGFNVLQEMFDPLAYVDSLEIVKDSTANVFIAVTNEIEALNTISALLSLGTVATTYVPEEWLKFKQLSYAQMESAKINILFPNWYNDDSYRAKSLIAEYQAKFNNQPSDFVFKGFETIFSFGMILKEYGSGFVTPLKESEALRKGYLVPAYNYFEGQDNQYVPIIQFIDGDLKNMTPPEFIEEN from the coding sequence ATGAATTACCTTTATACATTACTCTTTTCTATTTTAGTTTCAGCAAGTGTTTTTGCACAAAACAACGGTGGAAAAACAGAGTCAGATAAATATAATTACGCTAAAGAGTTAATCGATCAAGGCAAATACGCACCCGGTATTGTAGTCTTGGAAGATGTACTAAGCATGAAAGGTGCAACATTGCAGCCTTATGCATTAACGTTAATTGGTTATGCTGATTATCAACAAAAAAAATACACAGAAGCAGAAACAACTTTATTAAAAGTAACTTCTACTTATCCATCTTGGGAACAATTAGATAATGCTAATTATTTACTTGCTTGTTCTTATTTAAAACAAGGGAAAGTAAAAGAAACAGTTGGTATGTTCGATAAAATCAAGGACCAAAGCTTGAAAGACGAACTTACATTATTATCTAAAGATGCTGCTCAAGGGTTATCTTATGAAGAAATCTATAAGGTTTATACTGCCTACCCAACTAATGAAATGGTTGGTTTTGTGTTGTTAGAAAAAATTAAAGAACAACCTAAAGAACAAAGAGATCAGGAGCTTTATCAAAAATTAGCAACTGGTTTAGGAGTTAGTATAGATGCTGTACATAAGGTAAGAGAAGGTAAATTTAAAGAGGTATATACAATTGCTACTATTCTACCTTTCTTTACAGAAACAATTGATGGAGATGCACTTCGTGTAAAAAATGAGTTTGTTTATAATATCTATCAAGGAATCTTATTGGGTAAAGAATATTTAGAAAAACGTGATGTTAAGGTAAATATTCTAGCTTTTGATACAAAAAGAGATACAACACATTTGCAGGAATTATTAGCAAAACCTGAAATGGAAAATGTTGATTTAATTATTGGGCCACTATATGCAGATATGCTTCCTATCGTTCAGCAGTATTCGAATGAAACTGGAGTACCTATGGTTAACCCAATTTCGAATAACTCTTCGATTATTGAAGGTGTTTCAAGTGCTTTTTTAGTAACATCAACACCGTATACAGTAGGTTCTACTCTAGGAAAGAAATTAAGAGCTCAAGAATTACAAGCATTAGAAATGTTTGAAGTAGACTCATTAAAATTACAAGCAGATACGGTACAAACGTATGTTGTATTTGGTCATTCTACTAAAGAAAAAGAACTTGCAAAATCTTTTAAAGAAGCATACGAAGCAGAGGGTGGTAAAATTGCTGCCTTTCAAGAATTTGATCCAGTAGATGGGTTTAATGTATTGCAAGAAATGTTTGATCCATTAGCTTATGTAGATTCTTTAGAGATTGTAAAAGATTCTACAGCAAATGTATTTATTGCTGTTACTAACGAAATTGAGGCATTAAATACAATTAGTGCTTTATTATCTTTAGGAACTGTTGCTACAACTTATGTTCCAGAAGAGTGGCTTAAATTTAAGCAATTGAGTTATGCACAAATGGAATCTGCTAAAATCAATATCTTATTTCCAAATTGGTATAATGATGATTCTTATAGAGCAAAATCTTTAATAGCTGAATACCAAGCTAAATTTAATAATCAGCCTTCTGATTTTGTATTTAAAGGTTTCGAAACGATATTCTCTTTTGGAATGATATTAAAAGAATATGGTAGTGGCTTTGTAACTCCTTTAAAAGAGAGTGAAGCACTTAGAAAAGGATATCTAGTACCAGCATATAATTATTTTGAAGGGCAAGACAATCAATATGTCCCTATTATTCAATTTATTGATGGTGACTTAAAAAATATGACACCTCCAGAATTCATTGAAGAGAATTAA
- a CDS encoding Hsp20/alpha crystallin family protein: MKYTLSDYPATFISSLMNDVVNVLDTVNPVDAQVPMNVKEGVDGYTVEVVVPGITKENIDISVKENKLIVSYKHISEEKEEVKYLKREFSKKDFERTFTLPNNINLEEIKASYTEGILSVLLPKNVSLEKKKIEIS; this comes from the coding sequence ATGAAATATACATTGTCAGATTACCCCGCAACTTTTATATCATCTTTAATGAATGATGTAGTTAATGTATTGGATACAGTAAACCCTGTTGATGCCCAAGTTCCTATGAATGTAAAAGAAGGAGTGGATGGTTATACTGTAGAGGTTGTTGTACCAGGAATAACTAAGGAAAATATTGACATATCAGTAAAAGAAAATAAACTGATTGTTAGTTATAAACATATTTCTGAAGAAAAAGAAGAAGTAAAATACTTGAAAAGAGAGTTCTCTAAAAAAGATTTTGAAAGAACTTTTACATTGCCAAATAATATTAATTTGGAAGAAATAAAGGCTTCTTATACTGAAGGTATCTTATCTGTTCTTTTACCTAAGAATGTATCTTTGGAGAAGAAAAAGATTGAAATCAGTTAA
- a CDS encoding Hsp20/alpha crystallin family protein, with the protein MSITRQNAYTNRKRSIVSNLFSNEIETVHIPTNIKETSTEFLIELIVPGFKKELFDIGIEQNKLSITYKNVIEKNENEDVELSTEKFLVKGYEVKDFSKVFKLPENVEVNSLSAKFNQGILVVELPKSEEKLPVKIQVQ; encoded by the coding sequence ATGAGTATTACAAGACAAAACGCATACACAAATAGAAAGAGATCAATAGTATCTAATTTATTTTCTAATGAGATTGAAACTGTTCATATTCCTACAAATATTAAAGAAACATCAACGGAGTTTTTAATAGAACTTATTGTACCTGGTTTTAAAAAAGAACTTTTTGATATTGGTATAGAGCAGAATAAATTATCTATCACATATAAAAATGTAATAGAGAAAAATGAAAATGAAGACGTTGAGTTATCAACAGAAAAATTTTTAGTAAAAGGATATGAGGTGAAAGATTTCTCAAAAGTATTTAAACTGCCAGAAAATGTAGAGGTTAATAGTTTATCTGCAAAATTTAATCAAGGAATTTTAGTAGTTGAATTGCCAAAAAGTGAAGAGAAACTTCCTGTAAAAATTCAAGTTCAATAA
- a CDS encoding MarR family winged helix-turn-helix transcriptional regulator yields the protein MSTLMSEEVEERRHLTKIIAQVSRIGNYMLGRQFEREGLPISREQWDVLVMLWEKDGRAQQEFATFLLKNRASITSLIDNMEKNNLVTRVPNPNDKRSKLIYLTKKARDLKDKVIGIAEESILVITNDIPLDDVKKGVELLRKCLSNITEYEKNLSESK from the coding sequence ATGAGCACATTAATGAGTGAAGAAGTTGAAGAGAGAAGACACCTAACGAAAATAATAGCACAGGTATCAAGAATAGGTAACTATATGTTAGGTCGTCAATTTGAACGTGAAGGATTGCCAATATCAAGAGAACAATGGGATGTTTTAGTTATGCTTTGGGAAAAAGATGGAAGAGCTCAACAAGAGTTTGCTACATTTTTACTTAAAAATAGAGCTAGTATCACGAGTTTAATCGACAATATGGAAAAAAACAATCTTGTTACTCGTGTTCCTAATCCTAACGACAAACGTTCTAAGCTAATTTACTTAACTAAAAAAGCTAGAGACCTTAAAGATAAAGTAATTGGTATTGCTGAAGAATCAATTTTAGTAATTACTAATGATATTCCTTTAGATGACGTTAAGAAAGGTGTTGAACTTTTAAGAAAGTGTTTAAGTAATATCACTGAATATGAAAAAAATCTTTCTGAGTCGAAATAA
- a CDS encoding L,D-transpeptidase family protein, translating into MQTLSTICFNRFYYLVVFSLCLLTFPSFAQEESNISIKREIHSILDQIQAENSIDGISLFSDSLMPLVYETVDYKPLWTSKKNINDILVLINNAYFDGLTPSHYHLEKIQELIASDRGIYQEALLDILLTDAGVLLISHYIWGKVQPETISSTWNFDTKEFTQDRIPLIIQPIENEIIPEAFSTFIPSDELYIGLKKSLADFRKIKENGGWNKLPKMDKIEVGDENEYIPELRKRLAVTSTLFTFDTLVLKIDTTYRSQIEEIEVTNAPSVTPEVDTIRSIFPYSTTPILDSSYVKVAYLDTTSTVYDENLKKSVVKFQKMYGLETDGKVGKATLKALNTPIENRINTLRINLERSRWIFHEDTDNFIFVNIASFQLFLHKNNKWFYQTRVVVGKTFHQTPVFKSKLSYIDINPTWTVPYSIASKEMLPKLKKDAGYLAKHNMKLYDRANLEVDPQTIDWKSIKQNNFPYVIVQGSGPRNALGHVKFIFPNKYSIYLHDTPSRYLFSKNSRAFSHGCIRVYKPLELAEVLLDDPENYSLEKINEIVKEEQLKRVFVKDRPTVYLLYFTALLGPSESIHFYDDIYSRDQRVLKALNKSLY; encoded by the coding sequence ATGCAAACTCTATCTACTATCTGTTTCAATCGTTTTTACTACTTAGTGGTATTTTCGCTTTGTCTTCTGACTTTCCCGTCATTTGCTCAAGAAGAAAGTAACATTTCTATAAAAAGAGAAATACATTCGATATTGGATCAGATTCAAGCTGAGAACTCTATCGATGGTATTTCTCTTTTCTCTGATTCATTAATGCCTCTAGTCTATGAAACTGTAGATTATAAACCTTTATGGACGAGTAAAAAAAATATTAATGATATTCTTGTCCTCATCAATAATGCTTATTTTGATGGGCTTACACCTTCTCATTATCATTTAGAAAAAATACAAGAATTAATAGCTTCAGATCGAGGTATATATCAAGAAGCTCTTTTAGATATTCTATTAACAGATGCTGGTGTACTTCTAATCTCTCATTATATATGGGGAAAAGTACAGCCAGAAACCATCTCTTCTACATGGAATTTCGATACAAAAGAATTTACTCAAGATCGGATTCCATTAATAATTCAGCCAATTGAAAATGAAATAATACCTGAAGCTTTCAGTACTTTTATTCCTAGCGATGAATTATATATCGGTTTAAAAAAATCATTAGCCGATTTTAGAAAAATCAAAGAAAATGGAGGGTGGAACAAGCTACCCAAAATGGATAAAATTGAAGTTGGTGATGAAAATGAATATATACCAGAATTAAGAAAAAGACTTGCTGTTACAAGTACATTATTTACTTTCGATACACTTGTTCTTAAAATAGATACAACTTACAGAAGCCAGATTGAAGAAATTGAAGTAACAAACGCACCTTCTGTTACTCCAGAAGTAGATACTATACGCTCAATCTTTCCTTATAGTACTACACCAATTTTAGATTCTAGCTATGTAAAAGTTGCTTATTTAGATACTACATCAACTGTATATGATGAAAACTTAAAAAAATCTGTTGTTAAGTTTCAGAAAATGTATGGCTTAGAGACAGATGGAAAAGTAGGTAAAGCAACTTTAAAAGCATTAAATACTCCTATAGAAAACCGTATTAATACTTTAAGAATTAATCTAGAACGCTCAAGGTGGATATTCCATGAAGACACTGACAATTTTATTTTTGTAAATATTGCTAGTTTTCAACTCTTCTTGCATAAAAACAACAAATGGTTTTATCAAACAAGAGTTGTGGTAGGTAAGACCTTTCATCAAACTCCCGTTTTTAAATCAAAATTAAGTTATATAGATATCAACCCTACATGGACTGTACCTTACAGTATTGCTAGTAAAGAAATGCTACCAAAACTTAAAAAAGATGCAGGCTATTTAGCTAAACACAACATGAAACTGTATGATAGAGCTAATCTTGAAGTTGATCCTCAAACAATAGATTGGAAATCGATCAAACAAAATAATTTCCCTTATGTAATTGTACAAGGGTCAGGACCAAGAAATGCTTTGGGACATGTAAAATTCATCTTCCCAAATAAATATTCTATTTATCTACATGATACTCCTTCTAGGTATTTATTTAGTAAAAACTCTAGAGCTTTTAGCCATGGTTGTATTCGTGTTTATAAACCATTAGAATTGGCAGAAGTATTATTAGACGATCCAGAAAATTATAGTCTTGAAAAAATTAATGAAATAGTAAAAGAAGAACAACTAAAACGTGTATTTGTAAAAGATAGACCAACAGTTTACCTGCTCTATTTCACTGCACTATTAGGTCCTTCAGAATCTATTCACTTTTATGATGATATTTATTCTAGAGATCAAAGAGTATTAAAAGCCTTAAATAAATCGCTTTATTAA